In Denitratisoma sp. DHT3, one DNA window encodes the following:
- a CDS encoding D-alanine--D-alanine ligase: protein MSGVNFGKVAVMFGGDSAEREVSLKSGSAVLKALRTAGVDAHAFDPREKPLSALREEHFQRAFIAMHGRGGEDGSLQGALELMGIPYTGSGVLASALAMDKWRTKLVWQAAGIPVPEYAVLDAASDFAAVERRLGLPLFVKPANEGSSIGISKVKQPGGLKAAYQEAARHDPIVLAERFLAGGEFTVGILGDRALPVIRIVPSGEFYDYEAKYLRDDTEYRIPSGLPPEREQEMQQIALRAFAILGGRGWGRVDLMQDDAGRVYALEVNTSPGMTDHSLVPMAARAAGIGFEQLVLQVLREATLG from the coding sequence GTGAGCGGCGTCAATTTTGGCAAGGTGGCGGTGATGTTCGGCGGCGACTCCGCCGAGCGCGAGGTTTCATTGAAAAGCGGCTCCGCCGTGCTCAAGGCATTGCGCACGGCGGGCGTGGACGCCCATGCGTTCGACCCGCGCGAGAAACCCCTTTCCGCCCTGCGCGAGGAGCACTTCCAGCGCGCCTTCATCGCCATGCACGGCCGCGGCGGCGAGGACGGCAGCCTGCAGGGCGCCCTGGAACTGATGGGCATCCCCTACACCGGCAGCGGCGTGCTGGCCTCGGCGCTGGCGATGGACAAGTGGCGTACCAAGCTGGTGTGGCAGGCGGCGGGGATTCCGGTGCCGGAATACGCCGTGCTCGACGCCGCCAGCGACTTCGCCGCGGTCGAACGGCGCCTGGGCCTGCCGCTGTTCGTCAAGCCGGCCAACGAAGGCTCCTCGATCGGCATCAGCAAGGTCAAGCAGCCCGGCGGCCTGAAGGCGGCCTACCAGGAGGCGGCCCGCCACGACCCGATCGTGCTGGCCGAGCGTTTCCTGGCCGGCGGCGAATTCACCGTCGGCATCCTGGGCGACCGGGCGCTGCCGGTGATCCGCATCGTGCCCAGCGGCGAGTTCTACGACTACGAAGCCAAGTATCTGCGCGACGACACCGAGTACCGCATCCCCAGCGGCCTGCCGCCCGAACGGGAACAGGAGATGCAGCAGATCGCGCTGCGGGCGTTCGCCATCCTGGGCGGCCGCGGCTGGGGCCGGGTGGACCTGATGCAGGACGATGCCGGCCGCGTCTATGCCCTGGAGGTCAACACCTCGCCCGGCATGACCGACCATTCGCTGGTGCCCATGGCGGCGCGGGCGGCCGGGATCGGCTTCGAGCAGCTGGTGCTGCAGGTGCTGCGGGAGGCGACGCTTGGCTAA
- the ftsA gene encoding cell division protein FtsA: MSKETKDLIVGLDIGTSKIVAIVAELDAEGRLGLLGTGSQDSDGLKKGMVVNIEATVNSISRAIQEVELMTGCKIKEVYTGIAGSHIKSKDSNGMAVVKDKEVAQYDVARAIEAANATPISADDQILHTLVQEFIVDGQDGVKEPIGMDARRLEVKVHLVTGAVTAVQNIVKCVHRCGLEVVDLVLQPLASGYAVLTDDEKDVGVCLVDIGGGTTDVAIFTQGAIRHTAVIPIAGDQITSDIAIALRTSTQDAEEIKLSYGVALQQLADPEEMLEVPGVGERPSTTLSRQTLAGFIQPRVEEIFQKVHEEVIRSGYERLLRAGIVLTGGSSQMPGMTALGEEIFHNTVKLGMPHYEGNLKDMVRNPRYSTAMGLLLEGQAQRKRGLKARDTRSLRQVLSRMRSWFEKNF; this comes from the coding sequence ATGAGCAAGGAAACCAAGGATTTGATCGTCGGCCTCGACATCGGCACCTCCAAGATCGTCGCCATCGTCGCCGAGCTGGATGCCGAAGGCCGGCTCGGGCTGCTCGGCACCGGCAGCCAGGATTCCGATGGTCTGAAGAAGGGCATGGTGGTCAACATCGAGGCCACGGTCAATTCCATCTCGCGCGCGATTCAGGAAGTGGAACTGATGACCGGCTGCAAGATCAAGGAGGTCTATACCGGCATCGCCGGCAGCCACATCAAGAGCAAGGACTCCAACGGCATGGCCGTGGTGAAGGACAAGGAGGTCGCCCAGTACGACGTGGCCCGCGCCATCGAGGCGGCCAACGCCACACCGATCTCCGCCGACGACCAGATCCTGCACACCCTGGTGCAGGAGTTCATCGTCGACGGCCAGGACGGTGTCAAGGAACCCATCGGCATGGACGCGCGGCGCCTCGAGGTCAAGGTGCACCTGGTGACCGGCGCCGTGACGGCGGTGCAGAACATCGTCAAATGCGTGCATCGCTGCGGCCTGGAGGTGGTGGACCTGGTGCTGCAGCCGTTGGCCTCAGGCTACGCGGTGTTGACCGACGACGAAAAGGACGTCGGGGTCTGCCTGGTGGACATCGGCGGCGGCACCACCGACGTCGCCATCTTCACCCAGGGGGCGATCCGCCACACGGCGGTGATCCCGATCGCCGGCGACCAGATCACCTCGGACATCGCCATCGCGCTGCGCACCTCGACCCAGGACGCCGAGGAGATCAAGCTGAGCTACGGCGTGGCCCTGCAGCAGCTGGCCGATCCGGAGGAAATGCTGGAAGTGCCGGGCGTGGGCGAGCGTCCGTCCACCACCCTGTCGCGGCAGACCCTGGCCGGCTTCATCCAGCCGCGGGTGGAGGAGATTTTCCAGAAAGTGCACGAAGAGGTCATCCGCAGCGGCTACGAGCGTCTGCTGCGGGCCGGCATCGTGCTCACCGGCGGCTCGTCGCAGATGCCGGGCATGACCGCGCTGGGCGAGGAGATCTTCCACAACACGGTGAAGCTGGGCATGCCGCATTACGAGGGCAACCTGAAGGACATGGTGCGTAACCCCCGCTACTCGACAGCGATGGGGCTGCTGCTGGAAGGCCAGGCCCAGCGCAAGCGAGGCCTGAAAGCCCGCGACACCCGCTCCTTGCGCCAGGTCCTGAGCCGGATGCGGTCGTGGTTCGAGAAGAATTTTTAG
- the ftsZ gene encoding cell division protein FtsZ: protein MFELQEITAELDPNRTVIKVIGVGGAGGNAVEHMIRENVQGVEFICANTDAQALKHSSAGTRLQLGPGLGAGGKPDKAKELAEAERAQIAAALDGAHMAFITAGMGGGTGTGAAPIVAEVAREMGILTVAVVTKPFDFEGKRLRLAEEGLTELAQNVDSLIVVLNEKLMEVLGEDVGMKDAFKAADNVLKNAVGGIAEIINVPGLVNVDFEDVKTVMGEMGKAMMGSAIAAGVDRARIAAEQAVASPLLEGIELSGARGVLVNITANHSLGMKEVKEVMSTIRTYAAEDAEVIFGTVFDDSMEDNLRVTVVATGLGVKAGAGKRQQPILKPVESLAMGLRTGTYDAAGEVMDDAGSAMPQVFHGRARNTSVRDMEASGMDKYDIPAFLRRQAD, encoded by the coding sequence ATGTTTGAACTGCAAGAAATCACGGCGGAGCTGGATCCGAACCGTACCGTGATCAAGGTGATCGGGGTCGGCGGCGCCGGCGGCAACGCCGTCGAGCACATGATCCGCGAGAATGTCCAGGGCGTGGAATTCATCTGCGCCAATACCGACGCCCAGGCGCTGAAGCACTCCAGCGCCGGCACCCGGTTGCAACTGGGCCCGGGTCTGGGCGCCGGCGGCAAGCCGGACAAGGCGAAGGAGCTGGCCGAGGCCGAGCGGGCGCAGATCGCCGCCGCCCTCGACGGCGCCCACATGGCCTTCATCACCGCCGGCATGGGCGGCGGCACCGGCACCGGCGCCGCGCCCATCGTCGCCGAGGTGGCGCGGGAAATGGGCATCCTGACCGTCGCCGTGGTGACCAAGCCCTTCGACTTCGAGGGCAAGCGCCTGCGCCTGGCCGAGGAAGGGCTGACCGAACTGGCGCAGAACGTCGATTCACTGATCGTGGTGCTCAACGAGAAGCTGATGGAAGTGCTCGGCGAGGACGTGGGCATGAAGGACGCCTTCAAGGCCGCCGACAACGTGCTCAAGAACGCGGTCGGCGGCATCGCCGAAATCATCAACGTGCCCGGCCTGGTCAACGTGGACTTCGAGGACGTCAAGACCGTCATGGGCGAAATGGGCAAGGCGATGATGGGTTCCGCCATCGCCGCCGGCGTGGACCGCGCCCGCATCGCCGCCGAACAGGCCGTGGCCAGCCCGCTGCTGGAAGGCATCGAACTCTCCGGCGCGCGCGGGGTGCTGGTCAACATCACCGCCAACCACTCCCTGGGCATGAAGGAGGTCAAGGAGGTGATGAGCACCATCCGCACCTATGCCGCCGAGGACGCCGAGGTCATCTTCGGTACCGTGTTCGACGATTCCATGGAAGACAATCTGCGGGTGACGGTGGTCGCCACCGGCCTCGGGGTCAAGGCCGGGGCCGGCAAGCGCCAGCAGCCGATCCTGAAACCCGTGGAAAGCCTGGCGATGGGCCTGCGCACCGGCACCTACGATGCGGCCGGCGAAGTCATGGACGACGCGGGCTCGGCGATGCCCCAGGTGTTCCACGGCCGGGCCCGCAACACCTCGGTCCGGGACATGGAAGCCAGCGGCATGGACAAGTACGACATTCCCGCCTTCCTGCGCCGCCAGGCCGACTAA
- a CDS encoding DciA family protein, translating to MQRDPPSRRRHAQQLTQYLEADPSLAQFSAHAQKLLKLQCIFERAIPPALARYGRVANLRLGKVVIHAGSGAVAAKIRQLGPRLADVFREAGVQVNEIQIKVQPDPTARTDQRHPVAAALGERTRAGLGGLQARLPADSPLRSALQRFLERAPLSRRRLRESMGSE from the coding sequence ATGCAACGCGATCCTCCTTCCCGACGTAGACATGCGCAGCAACTGACTCAGTACCTGGAGGCCGATCCCTCGTTGGCGCAGTTCTCGGCCCATGCGCAGAAATTGCTGAAACTGCAGTGCATCTTCGAACGCGCCATTCCCCCTGCGCTGGCGCGTTATGGCCGTGTGGCCAATCTTCGGTTGGGGAAGGTCGTTATCCACGCCGGAAGCGGTGCGGTGGCGGCCAAGATCAGGCAGTTGGGGCCTCGTCTGGCCGACGTTTTTCGTGAAGCGGGGGTGCAGGTTAACGAAATCCAGATCAAAGTGCAACCCGACCCGACCGCGCGCACCGATCAACGTCACCCCGTCGCCGCGGCCTTGGGAGAGCGCACCCGGGCGGGCCTGGGCGGGCTGCAGGCCCGCCTGCCCGCCGATTCTCCGCTCAGGAGCGCCTTGCAGCGATTCCTGGAACGGGCGCCGTTGTCCCGGCGGAGACTGCGGGAATCAATGGGATCGGAATAG
- a CDS encoding M23 family metallopeptidase: MHIILVSNRLATAKTITLTPSKLLLAGMLFALLILALSSLFSYLTVRHAANLRLPILQDMLRTVSVEENQRSYEYLRSMAIKLGEMQAQITRLDFLSERLARLTGARLPENKADAAGRGGPLRQATPLSAVDLQRDLEALTQQVELRTDSLSQLEARVFEQRMRQKFLPTSLPVHAQWNASTFGWRIDPFTGSRAMHEGVDFSAEVGTPIMAAAAGVVAMAEYHPEYGNVIEIDHGNDFSTRYAHASKLLVTQGAVVKRGQQIALVGTTGRSTGPHLHFEVRYRGGAQNPNRFLQQALANNGP; this comes from the coding sequence TTGCATATCATTCTCGTCTCAAATCGTCTGGCCACGGCCAAGACTATAACCCTCACGCCGAGCAAGCTGTTGCTGGCGGGCATGTTGTTCGCCCTCCTGATCCTGGCGCTTTCCTCGCTGTTCTCCTACCTGACGGTACGCCACGCGGCCAATCTGCGCCTGCCGATTCTGCAGGACATGCTGCGCACGGTGAGTGTGGAGGAGAACCAGCGCAGCTACGAATATCTCCGCTCCATGGCCATCAAGCTGGGGGAGATGCAGGCCCAGATCACCCGCCTGGATTTCCTCAGCGAACGCCTGGCCCGCCTGACCGGCGCGCGCCTGCCGGAGAACAAGGCCGACGCCGCCGGACGCGGCGGTCCGCTGCGCCAGGCAACCCCGCTTTCGGCTGTCGATTTGCAGCGGGATCTGGAAGCCCTGACCCAGCAGGTGGAACTGCGGACCGACTCGCTGTCTCAGCTCGAGGCCAGGGTCTTCGAGCAGCGCATGCGGCAGAAATTCCTGCCCACCTCGCTGCCGGTCCACGCGCAATGGAACGCATCGACCTTCGGCTGGCGCATCGACCCCTTCACCGGTTCCCGCGCCATGCACGAAGGCGTGGACTTTTCCGCCGAGGTGGGCACGCCGATCATGGCCGCGGCCGCCGGAGTCGTGGCGATGGCCGAATACCACCCCGAATATGGCAACGTGATCGAAATCGATCACGGCAACGATTTCTCCACCCGCTATGCCCATGCCTCCAAGCTGCTGGTGACGCAAGGCGCCGTGGTCAAACGGGGCCAGCAGATCGCCCTGGTCGGGACCACCGGCCGCTCCACCGGTCCGCACCTGCATTTCGAAGTCCGCTATCGCGGCGGCGCCCAGAATCCCAACCGGTTTTTGCAGCAGGCGCTGGCCAACAACGGCCCCTAA
- the murB gene encoding UDP-N-acetylmuramate dehydrogenase: MAELSSAPLRGTFRRDEPMARHVSWRSGGPVAKAYFPADLDDLAVFLRRLRHDEPLLLVGLGSNLLVRDAGFEGTAIFTHGALDELRQEADGSLYVGAGVAAPKLARFAANRNLAGAEFLAGIPGTLGGALAMNAGCHGGETWNHVQRVLMLNRRGRLIERGPEDFAVGYRHVGLKASADEIFAGAWLRFPAGDGAAARARIRALLEARIASQPLQLPNAGSVFRNPPGDHAARLIEAAGLKGHGVGGARVSEKHANFIVNPDGKARASEIEMLIGRIQAEVQRKYAIQLIREVRIVGGERQ; this comes from the coding sequence ATGGCTGAATTGTCGTCCGCCCCGCTGCGCGGCACGTTCCGTCGCGACGAGCCCATGGCGCGCCACGTGTCCTGGCGCTCCGGGGGGCCGGTGGCCAAGGCCTATTTCCCGGCGGACCTGGACGACCTGGCGGTTTTCCTGCGCCGGCTGCGCCACGACGAACCCCTGCTGCTGGTCGGCCTGGGGTCGAATCTGCTGGTGCGGGACGCCGGATTCGAAGGCACGGCGATCTTCACCCATGGCGCGCTCGACGAGCTGCGCCAGGAAGCCGACGGCTCGCTGTATGTCGGCGCCGGCGTGGCCGCGCCCAAGCTGGCCCGCTTCGCCGCCAACCGGAACCTAGCCGGCGCCGAGTTCCTGGCGGGCATTCCCGGCACCCTGGGCGGCGCGCTGGCGATGAACGCCGGCTGCCATGGCGGCGAGACCTGGAACCACGTGCAGCGCGTGCTGATGCTGAACCGGCGCGGGCGCCTGATCGAGCGCGGTCCGGAGGACTTCGCCGTCGGCTATCGCCACGTCGGTCTCAAGGCCAGCGCCGACGAGATCTTCGCCGGCGCCTGGCTGCGCTTTCCCGCCGGCGACGGCGCCGCGGCGCGCGCGCGCATCCGCGCGCTGCTGGAGGCGCGGATCGCCAGCCAGCCGCTGCAACTGCCCAATGCCGGATCGGTGTTCCGCAATCCGCCGGGCGACCACGCGGCCAGGCTGATCGAAGCGGCCGGGCTCAAGGGCCATGGCGTGGGCGGCGCGCGGGTATCCGAAAAGCACGCGAATTTCATTGTTAATCCGGACGGCAAGGCGCGAGCTTCCGAGATAGAAATGTTAATTGGCCGGATCCAGGCCGAAGTACAGCGCAAGTATGCGATTCAGTTGATTCGCGAGGTGCGGATCGTAGGCGGAGAGCGGCAGTGA
- a CDS encoding cell division protein FtsQ/DivIB, which yields MAKSSRPSRPARPQKPAADGFWDKPPLMNLVSDLLLLAGIASLAWAGLHAFQRLPLFPLRQVVIQGELQQVTRMQLEYAVKGSVSGNFFTVNLESVRGAFEKLPWVRRAEVRRVWPDALELTIEEQKAVARWRRSDGEYRLVNHLGEVFIAAAEQDLPDFSGPEGSAAQILERYREFSAALTEIGHQARAVHLSPRQAWQLRLDDGLVLELGREEAKHPVKERLERFAANYRETLQLTRSAPGMIDMRYPNGFALRSGHADKAPQT from the coding sequence TTGGCTAAGTCCAGCCGCCCCTCGCGTCCCGCCCGTCCGCAAAAGCCGGCGGCCGACGGCTTCTGGGACAAGCCGCCGTTGATGAATCTCGTTTCCGACCTGCTGCTGCTGGCCGGCATCGCCTCCCTGGCCTGGGCGGGACTCCACGCCTTCCAGCGTTTGCCCCTGTTCCCGCTGCGCCAGGTGGTGATCCAGGGCGAACTGCAGCAGGTGACCCGGATGCAGTTGGAGTACGCGGTGAAGGGTTCGGTGAGCGGCAATTTCTTCACCGTGAATCTGGAGAGCGTGCGCGGCGCCTTCGAGAAGCTGCCCTGGGTGCGCCGCGCCGAGGTGCGCCGGGTCTGGCCCGACGCACTGGAACTGACCATCGAGGAGCAGAAGGCGGTGGCGCGCTGGCGCCGCAGCGACGGCGAGTACCGGCTGGTCAATCACCTGGGCGAGGTCTTCATCGCCGCGGCGGAGCAGGATCTGCCGGATTTCTCCGGCCCGGAGGGCAGCGCCGCGCAGATTCTGGAACGCTACCGGGAGTTCAGCGCCGCGCTGACGGAAATCGGCCACCAGGCGCGGGCCGTGCACCTCTCCCCCCGCCAGGCCTGGCAGTTGCGCCTGGACGACGGCCTGGTGCTGGAACTGGGCAGGGAAGAGGCCAAGCACCCGGTAAAGGAGCGTCTGGAGCGTTTCGCCGCCAATTATCGGGAGACCCTGCAGCTCACCCGTTCCGCCCCCGGAATGATCGACATGCGCTATCCCAATGGCTTCGCCCTGCGAAGCGGCCACGCTGACAAGGCACCACAGACATGA
- the murC gene encoding UDP-N-acetylmuramate--L-alanine ligase, with product MKHKVRRIHFVGIGGSGMSGIAEVLANQGFQVSGSDLAASAATARLADLGVAIGIGHDPARVTDADAVVVSTAVKEDNPEVVAARERHIPVVPRAQMLAELMRFKQGIAIAGAHGKTTTTSLVASVLAAGALDPTFVIGGRLNSAGANARLGQGEFLVAEADESDASFLFLSPMVSVVTNIDADHMETYGHDFGRLKQTFVDFLHRLPFYGVAVLCIDDPHVREIMPRVSKQIITYGLAPEANVRAENIVAEGGTMRFDCVRENGSTVRFPVVLNLPGVHNVQNALAVIAVATEVGVPDAVIVAALAEFKGVGRRFQRYGEVPLAAGGSFTLIDDYGHHPAEMAATLAAARGAFPGRRIVLAFQPHRYTRTRDCFEDFVKVLSEADALLLTEVYAAGEPPIIAADSRSLARAVRVVGRVEPVFVEDIAALPQAILETARDGDVVMTMGAGSIGAVPGKLSHG from the coding sequence ATGAAACATAAAGTCCGTCGTATCCATTTCGTCGGCATCGGCGGCTCCGGGATGAGCGGCATCGCCGAGGTGCTGGCCAACCAGGGCTTCCAGGTGAGCGGCTCCGACCTGGCGGCCAGCGCGGCCACCGCCCGCCTGGCCGATCTCGGCGTCGCCATCGGCATCGGCCACGACCCCGCGCGGGTGACCGACGCCGACGCCGTGGTGGTGTCCACCGCCGTCAAGGAGGACAACCCCGAGGTCGTGGCGGCGCGGGAACGCCATATCCCGGTGGTGCCGCGGGCGCAGATGCTGGCCGAGCTGATGCGCTTCAAGCAGGGCATCGCGATCGCCGGCGCCCACGGCAAGACCACCACCACCAGCCTGGTCGCCAGCGTCCTCGCGGCCGGCGCGCTGGACCCCACCTTCGTCATCGGCGGCCGCCTCAACTCGGCCGGCGCCAATGCCCGCCTGGGTCAGGGCGAGTTCCTGGTGGCCGAAGCCGACGAGTCCGACGCCTCGTTCCTCTTCCTGTCGCCGATGGTCTCGGTGGTGACCAACATCGACGCCGACCACATGGAGACCTACGGCCACGATTTCGGCCGCCTCAAGCAGACCTTCGTCGACTTCCTGCACCGCCTGCCGTTCTACGGCGTCGCGGTGCTGTGCATCGACGATCCCCACGTGCGCGAGATCATGCCCCGGGTGTCGAAGCAGATCATCACCTACGGCCTGGCCCCGGAGGCCAACGTGCGCGCCGAGAACATCGTCGCCGAGGGCGGCACGATGCGCTTCGACTGCGTGCGGGAGAACGGCAGCACGGTGCGCTTCCCGGTGGTGCTGAACCTGCCGGGCGTCCACAACGTGCAGAACGCCCTGGCGGTGATCGCCGTCGCCACCGAGGTCGGCGTGCCCGACGCGGTGATCGTCGCCGCCCTGGCCGAGTTCAAGGGCGTGGGGCGGCGCTTCCAGCGCTACGGCGAAGTGCCCCTGGCGGCCGGAGGCAGCTTCACCCTGATCGACGACTACGGCCACCATCCGGCCGAAATGGCGGCCACGCTGGCCGCCGCCCGCGGCGCCTTCCCCGGCCGGCGCATCGTGCTGGCCTTCCAGCCGCACCGCTACACCCGCACGCGCGACTGTTTCGAGGACTTCGTCAAAGTCCTGTCAGAGGCGGATGCCCTGCTGCTGACCGAAGTCTATGCCGCCGGCGAGCCCCCCATCATCGCCGCCGACAGCCGCTCCCTGGCCCGGGCCGTGCGCGTCGTCGGCCGGGTGGAACCGGTATTCGTCGAGGACATCGCGGCGCTGCCCCAGGCGATCCTGGAGACGGCGCGCGACGGCGACGTGGTGATGACCATGGGCGCCGGCTCCATCGGCGCCGTTCCGGGGAAATTGAGCCATGGCTGA
- the lpxC gene encoding UDP-3-O-acyl-N-acetylglucosamine deacetylase, producing MLKQRTLKSLIKTTGVGLHSGAKVALTLRPAAPGTGIVFRRVDLEPVVELRADPFGVGDTRMASCLERDGAKVGTVEHLMSALAGLGIDNVYVDVDAAEIPIMDGSAAPFVFLLQSAGIEEQAAAKKFLRVKRTVEVKEGDKWARLEPYDGFRLSFSIVFSHPAVDQTGTSVTIDFAEDSYIREVARARTFGFTQDVEALREQGLALGGSLGNAIVMDEYRVLNTDGLRYADEFVKHKVLDAVGDLYLAGHPLLAAFSAHKSGHAMNNRLLRALLADAEAWEFVSFEDDARTPARIAHLYPRPA from the coding sequence ATGCTCAAACAGCGCACCCTCAAATCCCTGATCAAGACCACCGGCGTCGGCCTTCATTCCGGCGCCAAGGTGGCGTTGACCCTGAGACCCGCGGCGCCCGGCACGGGCATCGTGTTCCGGCGCGTGGACCTGGAGCCGGTGGTGGAATTGCGCGCCGATCCCTTCGGCGTCGGCGACACCCGCATGGCCTCCTGCCTGGAACGGGACGGCGCCAAGGTGGGCACGGTGGAACACCTGATGTCGGCGCTCGCCGGGCTGGGTATCGACAATGTCTATGTCGATGTCGATGCCGCCGAGATTCCCATCATGGACGGGTCGGCGGCGCCTTTCGTCTTCCTGCTGCAATCGGCGGGAATCGAGGAGCAGGCGGCCGCCAAGAAGTTTCTGCGGGTGAAAAGGACGGTGGAAGTGAAGGAAGGCGACAAGTGGGCGCGCCTGGAACCCTACGACGGCTTCCGCCTCTCATTTTCCATCGTATTCAGCCATCCGGCGGTGGATCAGACCGGCACCTCGGTCACCATCGACTTCGCCGAGGACTCCTATATCCGCGAAGTGGCGCGCGCCCGTACCTTCGGCTTCACCCAGGATGTCGAGGCCTTGCGGGAACAGGGGCTGGCGCTCGGCGGCAGCCTGGGCAACGCCATCGTGATGGACGAATACCGGGTGCTCAACACCGACGGCCTGCGCTACGCCGACGAGTTCGTCAAGCACAAGGTGCTGGACGCGGTGGGCGACCTCTATCTGGCCGGCCACCCGCTGTTGGCGGCCTTCTCCGCCCACAAGTCGGGGCATGCGATGAACAACCGCCTGCTGCGTGCCTTGCTGGCGGACGCCGAGGCCTGGGAATTCGTCAGCTTCGAGGACGACGCCAGGACGCCGGCGCGGATCGCGCACCTCTATCCCCGACCGGCTTGA